TAACGTTTTTAAATTCGAAAGCAAAAGCACTTCTAATTAAAGTACCCAAATTTCCTGGATCTTGAATACCATCTAAAATTAAATAGTTCCCATCTAAGTCTTCTTTTTGTTGCATTTTACAAACAGCAAAAATACCCTGATTTGTTTTTAAATCTGATAGTTTTTTAGATACATTATCTGATATTTCAATTACATTTAAAAAATGTTTATATTTTTCAAATAAATTTTTTTCTACTAAAATAGTTTCTACAACTTGCTTTTCTAAAGCCAAATTAACCATTTTAATCCCTTCAATAATATAACTTTGCTTTTCCTTTTGCATTTTTGTTTCTTTAAGGGAAAGAATCTCTTCAATAAGAGAATTATTAACAGATGTAATTTTCATATTATTCAGTAAATGCAAACCCTATTTCATATAATTTATTTTCAGGGTTAACATAATCCTTTCCTTTATAATTTGGATTTTCAACAGGATAACCAAAAATTAGTTGAGCTCTGCGAGGTGGTTCAAGTAATTTTGCTTGAATCATTGACATTGCAGAAATTGATTCTCCTCTTTTTCTTTTTTCTTTATTTTCTTCCATTAAATCTTCAATATCTTTTACTTTAGCTTGTTTAACTAATATTCAAATTTTATTTTCTCGATATCATTTAACGATTTTTTTATATTCTAAAAAGGTAAATTTTTCTGGAACACTTCCTGCATAAAATCTGTTCTTTTGTTTACTTCAACCAGTTACATAATCTCTTCACATGATTTGTCCTGTTTTTCCTTTTGTCATCATAGTCATTGTTTGGTTTAGAGTTTCTTCAAAATCATTAAAGCCATATCCTGTAAATGAATTTCCAACTCATAAATTAACATAATTATTCTTTTTTGGATCTCAAATTTCTTCAAAACATGAAGCAGCAACTCAATATCTATTATCATAAGAGTTTTTATAAATTTCAAAACCATATTTATTGTTTTTAATAACAACTTCCTTTTGAGTAGTTTTAACAACTTTAAATTTAAAAGTATCTAATATTTTTTTAATTTCTTTTTCAGTTAAATTTGCTCTCACTTCTCCTCTAGAATTTTTTATTATATCTTTTGTTCTACTAAATTCTTCTAAAGCTCTATATTTTCTATTTGCAAATGCATTAAAAATATTTAATTCTGAAG
This sequence is a window from Spiroplasma diminutum CUAS-1. Protein-coding genes within it:
- a CDS encoding TrmH family RNA methyltransferase, with product MKITSVNNSLIEEILSLKETKMQKEKQSYIIEGIKMVNLALEKQVVETILVEKNLFEKYKHFLNVIEISDNVSKKLSDLKTNQGIFAVCKMQQKEDLDGNYLILDGIQDPGNLGTLIRSAFAFEFKNVICSNNCVSFYNPKVLRATQSNHFDLNLRNEDLSFFLDKLKQKNIIVVGTLLKEESNSLEKIKVNRIALILGNEGQGISKEISKKIDLNIKIKTNPDLESLNVAIAGSILMKDIYSMN